A window from Penicillium oxalicum strain HP7-1 chromosome VIII, whole genome shotgun sequence encodes these proteins:
- a CDS encoding Trans-enoyl reductase fsr4, producing MKEVINLVGPAVKIVDSPIPEPNDDQVLIKVVVSGSNPKDWKVPEYAAGAGPDIPLLAAVKNGLNQGDDIAGIVEKVGKNVVEFKPGDRVAAFHEMCMPHGSYAEYAIAWSHTTFHLPKNTSFEEAATLPLAALTAAASLYGHLQFPAPWTPTETPTPFIIYGASTAVGSFAIKFARNSNIHPIIAIAGKGASYVQGLLDPSKGDAVVDYRQGVQASIQAIKDSLKKSGQPTARHALDTIASEDSAEVVRKSLVEGGKVDFVLPNELDVSPAVKTITNVGSVHNQPGFATHDNFEDLGLVFSRYLTRALKNGTFTAHPFEVRPGGLEGVDDALKDLKAGKASAVKYVFRIADTPGLA from the exons ATGAAAGAAGTTATCAACTTGGTTGGACCGGCTGTCAAGATCGTTGACAGCCCAATTCCTGAGCCGAATGATGATCAGGTTCTGATTAAAGTGGTGGTGTCTGGATCCAATCCCAAGGACTGGAAGGTCCCCGAGTACGCTGCAGGCGCGGGACCTGATATTCCTCTCTTGGCTGCGGTCAAGAATGGTCTGAACCAAGGAGATGATATTGCTGGCATTGTGGAGAAGGTTGGCAAGAACGTGGTTGAATTCAAG CCGGGTGATCGTGTGGCAGCTTTCCACGAGATGTGCATGCCTCATGGCTCCTATGCAGAGTATGCCATTGCATGGAGCCACACAACGTTCCATTTGCCCAAGAACACATCATTCGAAG AGGCCGCCACTCTCCCTCTCGCCGCCTTGACTGCCGCGGCTTCCTTGTACGGACACCTCCAGTTCCCGGCACCCTGGACCCCTACAGAAACTCCCACCCCCTTCATCATCTACGGCGCAAGCACAGCTGTCGGCTCATTCGCGATCAAATTCGCGCGCAACAGCAACATTCACCCCATCATTGCCATTGCAGGAAAGGGTGCGTCTTACGTACAAGGTCTTCTTGATCCAAGCAAGGGCGACGCAGTGGTGGATTATCGCCAGGGAGTTCAGGCATCCATCCAGGCCATCAAGGACAGTCTGAAGAAATCCGGTCAACCCACGGCGCGCCACGCCCTCGATACGATCGCCTCTGAGGACAGCGCAGAGGTTGTGAGGAAGTCGCTTGTCGAAGGCGGCAAGGTTGACTTTGTGTTGCCGAATGAGCTAGACGTCTCGCCTGCCGTCAAGACGATCACCAATGTCGGCTCGGTCCACAATCAGCCTGGATTCGCCACCCATGACAACTTTGAAGACCTCGGCCTCGTATTTTCCCGATATCTCACCAGGGCATTGAAGAACGGCACCTTCACCGCGCATCCTTTCGAGGTGAGACCAGGAGGTCTCGAGGGTGTAGATGACGCTTTGAAGGACCTGAAAGCCGGGAAAGCAAGTGCTGTCAAGTATGTTTTCCGTATTGCGGATACGCCTGGCCTTGCGTAA